DNA from Salmo trutta chromosome 14, fSalTru1.1, whole genome shotgun sequence:
ACGAGATGGAGTTCTGAATTCCCCACACTTCCAGTGACCGGATCTTAAAGTGTCTCTTGCAGAGAGGGGCGCTCTCGAAGGTGTCACATCGCTCCGTGTAGCCCCCCTCCAGATCAGCCTGTAGGCAGAGAGCGTGACCCCCATCGCCACCTGGCGAGACAAACACATCACCCTCACTGTAAAAGATGTCAGCATTGAATTTACAGTAATAACAGCAGCCCACTTCTAGCTGCTGCACTTCTCAGTAATGTTGACATGAACACAAAGAGTACAAAGGGTGGATACAAAGAATATGCCATGTGAGAAACCCTAAGCTGTTTCCCTACCACCATCGTCAAAGTCGCTGCAAAAACTCTTGTACGTGGCAAGAATGCTCCTTAGACAATCAGGCCTATCCGGGTTTCAGAAAGTTATTGATCACTCCTTGTGACACTCTACCGACAACTCTGAACAGCAAACACTTTAGCCTACATATGAGCAGCTTACCAATGAATAGCCTTTCGTGGTCTCCGGCGATGAACATGGAGGCCCCTTGTTCCTTGGCCCTCttgggtgagggggagagaggttcGGGGGAGGAGGTGGTAAAGGGAATGGTCAGGTAGCTGGGGTCCTGGAGGGTCCCTGATGGACAGGTCAGGTCGGTGTGGTTGGTAGTAGAGGTGGTGGAAAGTGGGGTAGAGGAGGATTCCTCTTCACCAGAGGAAGTGTATACACAGACCCGAGCAGCTCGAAGGTCTGGAGAAGGTTGTCTCTTGGCCGTAATGTGAACCACAGCCCGTTGGTAGCGCTCCATGCCTGGACGAAGCTGAAAGAACAACGAATTAAGAACAATGAACAATTAAGTTCCTGCATTGACTGATTGACATGGGAAAGGAATGGAGCCTGTATTCTTCTACGGCACGATAAGTAAAGATTTCAACCACTATTTTTTACGCTAACACAATTGATCAAAATCAAAGGAAAAAACATTTGCAAAATCAGCTATTTCAGATCTGTAGATTGTAATTTCTCTCACCGTGAAAACAAAGCTCTCCCCAGTCCCAAAATACGCAGGTTCTTCTGAATCATACTTTTTCCGCTGAATCAAATCTGTCGACAGGAAGGCACCACAGACCTGTGGAGTGACACAGGGGTAAGAAGTCTGCATAGAATCTAGTTGAGTGTCAAAAATAGACAAAAAAAGGTTTTCTGCTACTGTAAACTCACCTCTTCATCCACAGTTTTCAGAAGCAAGATTGCTGGCTCATGCCCCTCAACACGGGAATAAAATCTTTAAATGAGAAAACAGTGAACAATATCAATGAAACTTGTAATGTTTTTAGACAACGGTTATTCAACAATCCTAGCCCCTTGGAATGTCTTTGTGGGGGTGAAAGTTCAAAGTTCACTGGAGGGGTCACGTCGTGGTCAGGGTCAGACCTTTAATTGGGGTCATCACATCCTGTCACGACCACCCTGTGTATGGCTAGAACCAATTAAAAAGCATGTCTGCTGAGGCAGGTACTTGTCAGCGCAGTGACAAGGGAAAGTCTGAGAATCCCAATCAAACTCTTTGAAGGACATCAGAGTCAACATGCATAGAGATTCCTCATAGTGGAGAAAAATAACTATTGGTGTCTCAATGTTTGGACAAGCTCTAGGATGAGACAACAGCCAGTAATTGTGACAAAGGTATTCAGAGCATTTCTAAAAGGATTTGCAAGTGCTGATGAATATTATCTACCACATTTTCTCCTGACAGACCAACAGAACCCTTCTAGAGACATGAATAACTGTTGTTAACCGATGTCACAGGAACTGTTCCCGCCAACGAACTGGAGAACATTTGGTCATGCACCTTATTGCAAAAATGTTACTGATACTAACAATACAGCCTTTCATTATTATGAGGTGAGTTTATTCATATAAAATATCAAGTAATCAGAAAACCAATACAGCTAGTCTGGGAAAGATTTGTCAGGAAATATTCACAAGCATGTGTATTAGTTTGAGAGGGAAAATAAGCTGGTGAGTTTATTCAGCTCTGGGCTGTTGTATTTACTGTGGACAGTTCTGGGCTGCTGAATGTATATGTCTTCACTACTTGATCCACTACTAATGTAAAATAGTGAATAAAAGTCACTTACGAGGCCAGGCTTCGGCCATGTTCGTCGGTGCTGAACAGCCTTTTGGGATTGAAGAGGGCAAAGCGTTCAGGGATCCAGGCCCAGACAATCctcatctctgtccctgtgacaACGCTGGAGCTGAAGCTGTCAAAATCCACTACCTGGCACGACTGCCTTTATGGAGGAACAGAAACAGTTTGAGAATGTAAATATTTGTTTTGAAGCGTATCTTCCGATTACAGATAAATATAAAGGAACTAAGAAAGTAAAAATGTGTAAACTGTTTATCGTTCAAAAGGATACAGTATCTAGGTATAGTTTGGTAGAACAACTGTAGCATCTCTATAACAAAGTGGGTTGGAAGTAATCTCATAATCGTCCTATGAGGAATAGGGCTGACATGGTGATGGCTTGCTATCTTTTGTTTTCCGTTAACAGAGAGTGGACCAATTAGATGTTAATCAAGAGTAGAAACATTTTCTCGAAGAACTCCCTTGACCAACAGCCTCACCGCTTCTGGTGGATACTGATGCCCTTCTGCATGAGTGAGTCCTTGTTAGCGTTGAACAGTAGGTTGAGCTCCCTCCGCGTGGCCAGCTGGATAATGAAGGCCCTCTCCAGCAGCTTCTCCACCGTACAGTGACGCGCCACGTTCTCCACAAAGCTTTTCATGTCTCGCCTGAAGTCCTCCACGTAGGCTACACGAGACGAAACCGAGACCTTGTACAAGCTGAGAAGAGCCAGAGCCACCCTGTAGAGAACCTTGTAACCCTCCAGAAGATAGACATCCAGGACCCTGATAGCGTATGTGAAGGGGAGGTCGGCAAAGATCCACATGATCCAATCAGAGTAGAACTCAAAGAGGTTCTGGTGGGAGCTGGCGATTAGCTTGCGGATGCCGCGGCAGTACCTGTTGGCCAAGTCGCCAAAGGTCATGCAGGAGGCCCGGTAGGTGAGGAATGTCTGGTCGATGTAGCGCTTGTTGGGGTCATTGTAGGCGATAAGGCGGCAGATGCTGTGGAAGCACTCGGCTTCGTCTTCGCTGAAATGCAGGAGGAGAGCCACCAAGGCTGGGAGGATTGGGCAGAAGTTGATGTCCGGGAAGTGCTTGCCGATGCAGAGGAGGACCTTTTTGACAGAATTGAGACCAGCTTCGTTGAGGCAGTACCTGGGGGTGGGAAGAATAACAAAGATACTTGCTATGTTATCATGTTATGAACAGAACATAATGTACATGCAATATTGGAAAAAGCATGATCAACTTCAGATTCTCCTATCAAAGTTTAATGACTAAAATCATTTGATCATGATTTGATCATCTGAACCATTCTTCTCTGATAGCTTCATAGCCAGTACCTAGGGATCACGCCATCATCCATGTACTCAGGGAACGGGTGTGTGCTCATCTTCTGCTCCCCGAAGAGCTTCTTGGCCACATCCTGGTAACGGTCTCGATCCGGTTTGATGGACCTGCAGTTGATACCATGAATTATATGATAATAGGCCTTGGCCCTTAGTGTATGGGGCATGGCCCAGAACCCTGATCGACCCATGGTCTTCAGCTCCTGGTGGTCCGACTTCAGAATCCTCTGGTAGCGCTCTGAAGATTCAGGGTCTATCTTCTCCCAGTCCACAAACTGGCCATACTTCATGCCAGAACAGGAGCTGATCTCCCAGTTCTCTGATTCAGAGATGGTCATCATGGGGACACCCTTCAGACTGCCTCTTCTGCCTgttggagagaggaaggaagaaaaCTAGCTACTAACATCATAattaataaatgtattatttaataaGTTAATTGTTATAGATCTGTGTCCATCCACAGTAACATTCTTGTTTTTGATTAAGTACACTGTGTTTGTGCATATTCTGCATTTCTCCCCTCTGTTCTTCATATAACACTAGGAATATgacaaaatagaaaaaaacatAAATTGTCAAATAAACATAAATCGGACACTTTTAAACATACTGTAATTTGCATACCATTGGGATCTCTGCATGGCAAGTGTTTGATGGTGTTGGATTTGGATCTCTTGGAGTTGAGCCGAGCCATGATCCCCTGATTCCCATCCGCACTATTCTCCGTCTTCCTgtcccctctcttctccagggAGTTGGATCTCGGCCTCATGGCGTTGGACCTGGTAAAGTTCCCTTCTCTGTGGAGCTCAGACGTCTCGTAACTATAGAAAGACCTGGAGCGTGGCCTGACAAAGTTCTCATCTGTTGCCGTCTCTATGCCATACTTTTTGGCGTCCTCTGGGCTGTAGTAGGAATGGGACCTGGGTCTTCTGTGTCTGGCTGCTGAGCTCAATTCCTGGTCCTGGTCAGTGGTTGTTTCCATAGGAGACGGGTCTAAACTTATAGTCCCACAAGTGGAGAACTTGGGCGTTCTTGAAACATGGATCATGCTGTCTGGTACAGGATTCTCCTCTGCAAATGTCAAGTTCTCCTCTATATCAATGACAAGACAGTCTCCAGTGGTGGTATACTTCCCAATGTTTTCCATGTGCCCTGTGGATGTAGGCTTTATACACAGTTGTCAGTTGGTCAGGTGACCGGCACAGAAAGTGATATGGGTTTGTTTACAGTGTTTTTGTGTATTATTATCCAATTACTGTGGCGAAAAGGAATGCCTCCTTTCTTCAACTTCCAACACCAGCGGACAGCAACAAATGAACTAGGGTAATGAAATCAAAACATCAATAAAGTGGAAGATTATTATTGTTTCATTTGATAATAGGCTACTGTGTAAAGGACAGTctccattgccatatatggaagTGAATGCCTATGCTATTATGTTGATACACATTTAGATGTATCAAAATATGTATGAAAATCATGACTATACAGAAATGAGTGTTCTCACAAAGCATGCATCCTACTTTTAACcagtttttcttcctgggtttatCTGATATTGTATCTGGTATCTGAGTTTGCCTGGGTTAATCTTTTATTGTTAATTTGCATGTTTATGGCAGCATTTAACAAAAAACATGGAAGATTATTTAACTTTCTAAGTATttttagaggggttgggttaattgcggaagacacatttcagttgaatgcattttcCTTTCCCTTCCCTTTTCCTGGAGGAACACAGCTCTATGAAACTGTTTTATAGGAAAACATGGGCGTGCCAAATGAGCGCCTCTATTCCTAGAATTAGCAAAGGTTATCATTTCACACAACAGATATTGTTTTGATAAAAACACACATTGTTTTGCTATGAAACAAAGAAACCTCTGTAAATAGATCAATTTAAATGTGGGCTTACATGTTGTTGAGGAAAAACAAACTCTTATCCTATCTTGATGATTGAAGGatctgtagcctacagtatgtttATACTAGTAGTGGTCATAATCCTCACATAATGTTACAATAAGGACTTCCATATCACTAGACAAACATTTGTCAACATGAGGCTGTGTTgacatttttttcaaaaacaacaaaacatgagCAGTGGTTATGTCGACCTTTTATGACCTTTACTCCACCAAAACAAAAGTAATTACATTGCTGGCTGTCGCCAAGGCCTCACAGCCACAGCTCTATAAATAAATAGAAACAAATGAAGTCATAATATTTATTATAAATTATTTGGATattgtcttatttatttattttaagaggGTAGATACACATCAACACAGTGACAGACTAGAGGGAAGATTTGTAAACTGTGAATGAACATTTGGTTTGCAGGCTACAGTGGGTCTGGTGTGGGACTTGGGGACAGCAGCAGTTCTGTCAGAGAGGAACATCACAATTTATTTGATTTGGATTCATTTGATCAGCTTCTTCTCAACGCAACATCGAGGTTACAGTAAACGATTCACGACTGAACATTTGTTACTCACAGGACACCATCCTGACATCACACCCAAACAGGAAGTGCTCCCTACTTATCACACAATTTATGGAGTAAATATAGACAAATTCATTCATTATAACTCGTTAACATGTCTCAAGATCCTTGGTAAGCAGCTTTTAAGGTGGCCATTATGAGTATATTTAAGATAACATTgaatgaaatatagaaatacgTCTTCAAACCTATGTATTTGTGTTATTAGCTGGATTgttaacagtagtaacagtaactcGCGTCCTTTTAACCGGCTACTTCtaaaataaataactaaatacGACTTGACTCGATAAGTctgtatgttatattattattccCATTGATAGTTCACACGAAATGAATTGCAATGAACTTTCGCTGATAACAATATACTGTACGCAGGGTTGTGACTTAAGTAGCtaacgagctagctagctagctaatttatctAACGTTAATACTAGTAGCTATGATGAGGAACAAATTGTCTCCAGTGCCGAATGACAGTTAATCTAAACTCGAGACAAAGTTGGTCACACTCAATCAGCACAAATACATTTGTCTACAATTATTTggtttgttattattattataccatGAAGATTTGCGGCATCGTCTTTTGAACTGGCTTTATTATAGTGGTTCATACACTAATTATTTTAACTACATATACAACTATAGCACTACTCACGATAATTGTATACCAACTTGGTTTTTGTAGGTTACAGAATTATGATGCCACTTGCCGCCTTGTTCAAGAAATTGCAGAGAATATTCATGAAAGAAACAGACaacagaggacaggagggaatCCTGCAAAGGTAACTATGATGACAACCTGCTTAACTACACATTTGTTTCCTCAAAAGTATAtagcagtgccttcagaaagtattcataccgcttgacttattccacattttgttgtgttacagcctgaattcaaaatatgtTGAATATTGTTTTCCCTCACCCATctactgtacacacaatacctcataatgtcagtCAAAACATGTTTCTAGAAATGTTGGCTCacttttgaaaatgaaatacagaaatatctaattcacATACGTTTTTAAACCCCTGATTCAATACTTAgtagaagcaccttttgcagtctttttggttaagtctctaagagctttgcacacctggattgtacaatatctgcccattattctttttaaattcttcatgctctgtcaagttgattgttgatgattgctagacagacatttttaagccttgccatagattttcaagccgatttatctcaaaactgtaactagcccAAACCAGGAActttcaatgttgtcttggtaagcaactccagtgtatatttgtccttgtgttttaggttattgtcctgctgaaaggtgaattaatctcccaatgtctggtggaaagcaaactgaaccaggttttcttctaggattttgcctgtgattaTAGCtgcattctgtttatttttatcctttagtccttgccgatgacaagcatacccataacatgatgcagccaccaccattctagaaaatatgaagagtgatactctgtgatgtgttgtgctGGGTTTTCCCCAAACTTAATGctttctattcaggacaaaaagtgaatttatTTGctgtattacttaagtgccttgttgcaaacaggatgcctgtttgggaatatttttattctgtaaaggcttcctttttttcactctgtaatttatgtcagtattgtggagtaactacaatgttgatgcatcctcagttttctcatatcacaaccatattaaactctgtaactgttttaaaatcactattggcctcatggtgaaaatccctgaatggtttccttcctctccggcaactgagttaggaaggacaccattatctttgtagtgactgggtgtattaatacaccatccaaggCCTAATTAACCACTTCACCACACTCAAAGGGACATTCAGCGTCTGCTTTTTAAAATGTTACTATCTACAAatcagtgcccttctttgcgaggcattgaaaaacctccctggtcgttgtggttgaatctgtgcttcaaattcactactcgattgagagaccttccagataattgtatgtgtggggtacagagatggggtagttataaaaaaaatcatgttaaccactattatttaACACTGAAATAGTACATGCAACTTAttctgtgatttgttaagcacatttttactcctgaacttatttaggcttgccataacaaaggggttgaatacttgttgactcaagacatttcagctttttattttgtattaatcTGTAACAttttctacaaacaaaattcaaatttgacattatggggtattgtgtgtagatcagtgacacaaaacctaaatttaatcaattttaaattcaggctgtaacacaacatattgaaaattaaatgtgtgtgaattctttctgaaggcactgtagctactgTATTTTACAATTTCTGTTTAGGAATTGATTGTAAAAGTGTTTATTTGTCTGTCCAGATCAACATGACACTGCGAGCGTCGCTGCAGAAGCTGAAACAGAATATCAACCAGCTCCGAGAGAGTTCGCTCCGAGTCTCATCCTCCCGGCGCATGTATCCTTCCTTTCACAACATGATCACTGGTCCTCCTGGTCATGTGACTGATGACACGCAGCACAGTGCACCAAACCGGTTTGGTTTCACATTCATGACACTGCAGCGTAGTTGTATGTGAAGGTCCTGTATGTACAGGTCCTGTAGAGGGCAGTGCTTTGTAAGAAATTGTAAGAAATTGTAAGAAAATCTGTGATTTGCATTGTCTGTTACTTTATAGATGAATGATAGTAAACTAATAGTCCAACTCCTTGTTAATCATGTTGTGGGGTCTAAATTGTGTATTTGTATTACCATAATCTCGACCTTAACACAACCGCCCCTCAAGAATGCAGTCAGAAGCCGATCGGAGACAGAACCTTGTTGACGACCTGGTCACCAGGGACAAGCAGCTAAATGCCACGTTCAAGGGTGATGTTACACAGCCAGAGCCCTCGAGGTATTTCTCCCTCTTACAGCTCATTATGTAtaagtcatacacacacacacacacacacacacacacaactcattaTGTCTCCTTTTAGCATACGCCACTCATTGTAAGTGAATGTAAATGGACCAGAATCTGAACATCAGTCATAGGCAATTGGTGATGCACCAAAGCCCATCCTGCCAGCGGAGAACTATCTCTTTCTATCTGCTAGTGCCGCCAATTAATCTGAGTCTTGACTTTGTCTCAGCCCAGATGTGTCTAACAGATCCACGGTTTCTTTTGAGGATAAGTCACCGGTCGCTAACTTTGTGTGCAAAGAAAGTCTTTGGACTTCGTACAATCTTTTGTCTGAGCCCATTCGACGCCATTGGAAGTCTAGTCTGCCATATTGGGGCCGGCGCAGGGCAGTTGACTTCTAAATCGCTCAGTTTCTCATTCATCAAGAGGCTTTGCTTGTCTTGCGCTGGTGATCACACGCTTGGCACTGCCCGAAACTGGTACACTGAGGCTCAGTGAAAAAATGAAAGGGATTGGATGTGCAACCCAAGCTTTTCGAGTTTATAGTTCATCACTCTCCGCTGAGCTCATATCCTCATCCTGTCATCCTCATCTGCCAGTGGACCAATCAAAGCACTGGATGCCACCGGCTATATCCTGTATTCTCATATTATTCTTAATTGTAGTGACAGCTCTGTACAGGAGCTTAGGAAAACACTTCGGAAAACGGTCGTTACTTAGCATCGGGCTTGACCTGCTCCATCCCAGGTGACATATATTTCGACAGCCAGGAGGTGAAATGAATGACGCTCACTCAGTGGTAACGGCATGGACTTCCGCTGTCAGGTTTTGAGTATGTTTTGTATGTGAAATTAAATGAGGGTCAAACCCCATTCATTTGACAGGATTGGGTTATTTTAATAACACACAGGCTACAGTGATAATACTGAGGTTTTCAATTTACCTTCAAGGAATAGTGGAATGGCCGTGTGTGGTAAAACTCAGGATCAGTCATCGATTGATAAAATTAGCAGACTTTCGAAACGTTAACTATTTTCTTATTAGTCTGATCTGAGACTGCTCCGTTTATTCATGTTTTACGGACTTTCTTGCTTGGATTAATCCACTTAGGGGCTGAAAGCAGGGAGGGAAGGGAACACTTGCTTTTATCTTTTTATAGATCCCACAGCCAATTACGAACATTGGTGGCCCATAACTAAATCAAATGGCAACTAATGAATTACACAGTTGATCTTACTCTTGTGATCTTACCGTTTCAAGTTTCCCCgggaaaatatacagtaccagtcaaaagtttggacacacctactcaatccagggtttttctttatttttactattttctacattgtagaataatagtgaagacatcaaaactatgaagtaacacatatggaatcatgcagtaacccaaaaagtgttaaacaaataaaaatatatttgattttttATCTTCTTcgaggtagccaccctttgccttgatgacagcttggcacactcttgacattctctcaaccagcttcacctggaatgcttttctttccttaatgcttttgagccaatcagttgtgttatgacaaggcaggggtggtatacaaaagatagccctatttggtaaaagaccaag
Protein-coding regions in this window:
- the LOC115147199 gene encoding TBC1 domain family member 24, translated to MENIGKYTTTGDCLVIDIEENLTFAEENPVPDSMIHVSRTPKFSTCGTISLDPSPMETTTDQDQELSSAARHRRPRSHSYYSPEDAKKYGIETATDENFVRPRSRSFYSYETSELHREGNFTRSNAMRPRSNSLEKRGDRKTENSADGNQGIMARLNSKRSKSNTIKHLPCRDPNGRRGSLKGVPMMTISESENWEISSCSGMKYGQFVDWEKIDPESSERYQRILKSDHQELKTMGRSGFWAMPHTLRAKAYYHIIHGINCRSIKPDRDRYQDVAKKLFGEQKMSTHPFPEYMDDGVIPRYCLNEAGLNSVKKVLLCIGKHFPDINFCPILPALVALLLHFSEDEAECFHSICRLIAYNDPNKRYIDQTFLTYRASCMTFGDLANRYCRGIRKLIASSHQNLFEFYSDWIMWIFADLPFTYAIRVLDVYLLEGYKVLYRVALALLSLYKVSVSSRVAYVEDFRRDMKSFVENVARHCTVEKLLERAFIIQLATRRELNLLFNANKDSLMQKGISIHQKRQSCQVVDFDSFSSSVVTGTEMRIVWAWIPERFALFNPKRLFSTDEHGRSLASFYSRVEGHEPAILLLKTVDEEVCGAFLSTDLIQRKKYDSEEPAYFGTGESFVFTLRPGMERYQRAVVHITAKRQPSPDLRAARVCVYTSSGEEESSSTPLSTTSTTNHTDLTCPSGTLQDPSYLTIPFTTSSPEPLSPSPKRAKEQGASMFIAGDHERLFIGGDGGHALCLQADLEGGYTERCDTFESAPLCKRHFKIRSLEVWGIQNSISFSHYFSY